In the genome of Caenorhabditis elegans chromosome IV, the window AAACgttctctcattttctcaatttaaggGCGCCAATTGTGGGGGAGAATTgtggcaaatttgaaaatagaagaaTTTGTAGAGGCCGACTGATTTGTGAGTCATCCACAGTTGACCGAGTCGATCAATAATCAAAGTAAACTGATAAAAGTCCATGGAGTAACAGGTAAGTGTACACAATCTCTGCGCATGATTATTATTTGCTGTGCAATATTTTGCTCTTTCATATTCTTCTGCCAGTTATCAACATCATATCAATCTACCAATCACTAGTTTCGAGAGATATAAGATATTCGTCTCACCTTTCACATCTCAACTGAGTAAGAGTTCACAAAGAGCAGAGAAACGGATAGGATACAGGGGAACGTGAGGagataaaaaaagaaaagatgaaaatgttCGATTGGAAGAGGAAGACGATGGGGACAACGGACCGATCATTTTATGGTTTCATGGGCGATTCAAGGACGTTTAGAACGGCTCGAATGAGATGCTTTTGAAGAAGAAAGAGGATACATTTGAATGCATCACAATGAATTATTGACAaagaattatttgaatttgacaGCGCTTTTCGACaaggaaaatggaagaaatttgaaaattgtttttgaaaaacgattaTTACAATGGGATacgattaaaaattaaaaaaacattcacaAAAATACATGTGCGAAATGAGAAAGAAACGAGTTTCGCGCCAAAAGCGGTGCCAGGTCTCGACGCGCCTTTCTTCTAAACACACAAACTtgtgcgcgcctttaaagagtactgtagtttcaaactttagtTTTGGCCGAATtgatttatattcaaaaataatatatacAAATGAATGGCTACAGGCGTTCtcagaagtttttaaaagatgATACGTTCAAACTTTGTAGAATTCGTAGAGATGACCCTTTGATCAAACAATAAGTACATAGGAAACCATGAACGTACTCATGTCTGTCCGATATAAAAAACAAAGCTATAACAAAAAACCAAGTGATACTCGAGTGGTCAGAGACGAACGAAAATATCTGCGTGTCTTTCTCGACTCTCTTCATCTCTAACTGTGTTGTTTACTGGTACAACATTCAATGTGTCTACGTCTCTTTGAACACAGACGCTCCCTCCTCTCCACCGTTGTGCAGTAAATAGTTCTGCCTCTCCGTCTCGATGACCACAACAAAATACGGCAGAATAGCGAGCAAGAAGATGATCATCTCTCGAGAAACAAtgcatttttgttaaataaactAAATATAAGAAAACTTCTTGATCTTCCAAATAGTTTTTACAGGAAAGATGAAGTTGACGACCATCtatcaaaaaaactttggtaTGTTAACGAAAAAATGCGAGTTGATGAGTACTAAATACTTCATCAGAAGTATTTTGCTTATTGCAAACCTTTTTAGTTTTGCTAGAAACAATAAACTAGTTAATTCTAGAGGTTTGTAAATTACCGTATCAGTCTGGAACTAAATATGTAGAGATGAAAAACCATGGCTAACAAACCCTCATTTACTAGCATGCTCATTTACTTGAACGCTCAATTCCTAACGATGGCTCAATCCCTTTGACACTCATTCACTGATGTTTTCACTTTCGTTCGTTTACTAATACTAATGGCTCGTTTACTAATGCCTGATTCCTTTTGAAATATCATTTACTAACTTAAAATAACACTTTTACTCATtcgcagaaaaaataaatcacaaaaacaagaaaacgtGATTCCACTTAAGTATATAGTTAAGTGAGAGATAGTATAGGAAAGTGAGAGGGTGcagagaaacattttcagatcggCTACATCTCTAATTATTGTAGGGACTTACTTTGAAGAtagtctttcaaaaaaataagtttcatTTGGAAGTTAGGAATACTTCCCTTGTTAGAAATTTGGCGAGTTGGATGAGAAATGCATCATATGAGAAAGAAGAGGTTGAACTGGGTATTCTTTGGGTAATCTGGCCAATTGtgtaaaaaaggaaaattccaaattccaacAAGATCAGAAGAGAGCAGTGCAAGGATAGGGAATATCGAGGAATTGTCAAATGGGAAGGCTACAAGTTATTATTGGGAGTGGTTCAAGTGGGGAAGCGCATGGATAAGACACTTGCTGATGGATAACTTGCTGATATAAGGATAAGGATAAGGTGGCCCGTAGAAGGCGGTACTTGAGGTAGACCAATTGATTTGTGGGGAATTAAGGTCACCAGCGTGCGATTGAGCGTGCTATAGGGGTTACGGCGTGCAAGGAGAAAAACGATTCTGGAGCAGTACGAAATTTAGTAAGAAATGCGAATGTTGGTAAATTGGTACATTACTAAAACATGAAGAACCAGCCGCTGAAGGCGCCTCCTACAACTGGTGGCAACCACAATGGTTGTATATGTccttttaattatttatatgttttttctacaaatatgtatttttattgatttaaaaatgccccatcagtaaaaaattgaaacacttaaaacgcTAAATGCATGCATTTCACAATTAGGATGCACCAAGAAATTGTAACTAAAACACAATTCAAAACACATTGtcagactttcaaaaaaattctaaaaactacaaaatgtcCCTGTTCCTgattattttagaaaagttttaacATTTGTTTAATTTGCTAATTTGCTTCTCCTACACCCGCGACAAAATCCTCACTAACTCCCAACCAATTCTTCAAAAgctaaaattcataatttcccaaattaccaaaatactATAGTACTCCTATAATAAAACCTCGTCAATGTTCTAACTCCCAAACCTTCCAATGCTAAAAATATATCACTTCACAAATTAAAGTAACCCTATAATAAcagtatacctacagtacctctacattACTCTACATTACCACGCTATTTATTACAAAAACTGTGTTTAGATTTTGAGCAATAGTGCAACAGGTTAAGCAACTtaaactccaatttttcctaatgcacaagaaaaaatacaaaagcaAGAATTGTTTTAGTAAACCTCGAAAAATCGTGATCGAAACGTCATAAAGATTGGAGATGACGAAATTGTCGACGTACCAACTTGGCACACCGCCAATGCTGCTTACAGGCAGATCACACTGGACGTCGGGTTTTTTGTTCGGATGTCGAACATATGCCGTTCGTTTCTGACCCGCCTggttactcaaaaaaaaatcctaaattgtTTCTTGTCCAAAACTTATGGTGGCAGAAAGATGGTATGTACGTAGACAGGCACAAGGTAGGAAAGCTTGTGTAGCCTTTTAGATCGAAACAATtggttttctttaaattttgcaaagccACAATGATCGTAGTAAATAAATTGGGAGCTCTAGTtgttagttttcttttttgactGATTACTAATGTTTACTAATCTGTTAAAGCtgttatttttcacattttgaaaactcaattttaaaaataatttatgtaTCACTATCGTTGCTCTAGGCACTGAAAGTAACTAAACCTAGAGTCGCCTGTTCTCCATGCCTTCTGAATCTAGATGTTCTACTTGAGATATCTCGACTGATATCTAGTCCAAAACCTCAAGAGATTTTACCTCAAAGTTGTTACTGCTCTCAGTCTTTTGTATCTTCCTATTGAAGTGAAAAAGCATTATGAAACTGAGAATAAGTACAtactaaatttctaaaataaataaaatagtaGGTATTGATAActgttatttatttattcctGGTCTTTGGACGCGCACTTTATTTCTaagttggtttttaaaaaaatatctttGGATAAGTGACACCGACTgtgtttttcaattgtttcattaATTCAAGAAAACTCATTTTCCCCAGTCAAGTTCTGTGCAATTAATTTTgtacaaaacttttcaaatattagcAAATAATATAGACTTCAACCTGTTTTACACATGTAAACCCGTTATGATAAtctattttgcaaaaattggtaCCTTCATTAAAATTCTGACTTCTggcataaaaatcaaatttccttaAATTGCACAACACAATTAGTCATATTTAGACAGGTGTATTATGAAATACTTGACAACACTTTCTGCCTCTTCCTTTTGAATGGCGCCAGTTGTATAATCGTCACATAACGAGTGtgtgttctttttttggtttactgttatttttcacattttgaaaactaaatttgtcGAGTTTTAGAATGTCGTGGCCTACTTTGACTGTTAGACTTCAACAAAAAGTCATCAGATATTTGGATTATGAGTCGAGGTGTGTGACTTTTCTTTTGACTGTGAAAAGCTGAAAcatgaaacatgttttttggGGAATatatatgtttcaaatttctgaaactttccattcttctagtttttgaaaagaatagTTATACAGAAATATCTAATTAAATGtcacgggggggggggggggggagcgCCATTCACGGGCGCCCGTCGCATAACTTCATATTTTAGCTCATCATCTCTTCCCATAAAAAaggagaaattttaaaatcaaataattaaataaaatcactTGATGAATACAACATTCATTGAATAATACCTCAAAACCGCCAGAAAAGTTTCATATAAGGTATGCGGTAGGGAACGAgaaagaaaagtaaaaaaaatgaagaaaagaagaCCCCCGCCTCGATCagataaaagttttatttgtattattaaaatggaatttttgcaGATGTAATCTTCGAATTTGTTCGAAAGATGATAAGGATTCGGTGGACTCGGTCAAGTTCAATCCAAAAACTTTAATGCTTTATGAAATCACAAGTGATATGTCCGAAGAAAAAGTAGGTTaaagaaaacatatttcattataattataaaaaactcccaaatttcataattttaagaCAATCGTCCGAATGCAAATTGATACATTCAAAATGTGGTTCATTGGTAAAAACAATATCACAAAAGTTGATAAGAGTTGGAATGGAGAATTAGTCGATGAGTTGAGTGaattgaaacaggaaaatcGATATGATGTCATCAGAAGATATTTAACAAGAATGTCTTTAGATGGAATAATTCAGGCAGAATCTATTAAACTTGACGATGTAAGCAAGGCTATTGTAtctatatatttcaaaatttcattttcagctatcCTTTTCTCCAccagaaactttgaaattcaaatgtgatAACCTTGAAGCTTCGTATATTGGAAATAATCATGACGCCTTATGGATGAAACAATTTAttcttgaatttaaaaatcttacaaTTATAAAATACCATCCACATGAAGATATTGGATTCACGTATTCCGAactcaaagtttcaaattcattGAATCTCAACTGCGATATTGGCATTACTGATAAGGATTTACTTGAAATCAAAGCAAcaagtttgaatatttcatcACAACTTATCACAGTAGAAGGAGCAAAGAAAGCCCTTGAggttcttgaaatttttaggaaaatcaatataataatcaattttcagagatttttgaaacgagGAAAGAAAACCGATACTTTCG includes:
- the fbxc-58 gene encoding F-box domain-containing protein (Confirmed by transcript evidence), which gives rise to MSWPTLTVRLQQKVIRYLDYESRCNLRICSKDDKDSVDSVKFNPKTLMLYEITSDMSEEKTIVRMQIDTFKMWFIGKNNITKVDKSWNGELVDELSELKQENRYDVIRRYLTRMSLDGIIQAESIKLDDLSFSPPETLKFKCDNLEASYIGNNHDALWMKQFILEFKNLTIIKYHPHEDIGFTYSELKVSNSLNLNCDIGITDKDLLEIKATSLNISSQLITVEGAKKALERFLKRGKKTDTFVLEIRRPENFNAQEHIIPKSLVIRKIIRRGETEDEYYGKIFRGFENENGVQDVRDFNSSLMGDKLIVSCSVYEKSETPCQLYPFYYSYG